One genomic region from Leifsonia sp. Root1293 encodes:
- the tatA gene encoding twin-arginine translocase TatA/TatE family subunit, giving the protein MLQNLTGWHFLIILVIILLLFGAPKLPALARSLGQSMKILKTEVASDKKPEESTTVLNADGSTTVTNPDGTTTTTTVRSADAGGAGSTDPAAKN; this is encoded by the coding sequence ATGCTTCAGAACCTCACCGGATGGCACTTCCTGATCATCCTCGTGATCATCCTTCTGCTCTTCGGCGCTCCCAAGCTCCCGGCTCTCGCCCGCAGCCTCGGCCAGTCGATGAAGATCCTCAAGACCGAGGTCGCCTCCGACAAGAAGCCCGAGGAGTCGACCACGGTCCTCAACGCCGACGGAAGCACGACGGTCACCAACCCCGACGGCACCACCACGACGACGACTGTCCGGTCGGCGGATGCCGGCGGCGCCGGCTCGACCGATCCAGCCGCCAAGAACTAG
- a CDS encoding HAD family hydrolase, which yields MTTDTPAAVLWDMDGTLVDTEPYWMRAETELIESFGGVWTHEDALGVVGLGLWESASIFQAAGADLDADAIVDYLTNSVQQQLETEGVPWRPGARELLAALRENGVKTALVTMSVKRMAEQVASLIGFPAFDVVVTGDTVENPKPFPDAYLTAAEQLGVAASDCLAIEDSVPGLASARAAGCTTVGVPHMVPLAASAADVLWPTLEGRTIADLFAVHERSVDEHLLDGSAHPGVHRDAAPAEGIAR from the coding sequence GTGACCACAGACACTCCGGCAGCCGTCCTCTGGGATATGGACGGCACTCTCGTCGATACCGAACCGTACTGGATGCGTGCCGAGACCGAGCTCATCGAATCGTTCGGCGGTGTCTGGACCCACGAGGACGCCCTCGGCGTCGTGGGCCTCGGGCTCTGGGAGTCGGCGAGCATCTTCCAGGCCGCCGGCGCCGATCTCGACGCCGACGCCATCGTCGACTACCTCACGAACAGCGTGCAGCAGCAGCTGGAGACCGAGGGGGTGCCCTGGCGTCCCGGCGCCCGCGAGCTGCTCGCAGCCCTCCGGGAGAACGGGGTGAAGACGGCGCTCGTCACGATGTCGGTGAAGCGGATGGCCGAGCAGGTCGCCTCCCTCATCGGCTTCCCGGCCTTCGACGTCGTCGTCACCGGCGACACCGTCGAGAACCCCAAGCCGTTCCCCGACGCCTACCTCACCGCTGCCGAGCAGCTCGGGGTCGCCGCATCCGACTGCCTGGCGATCGAGGATTCGGTGCCGGGTCTCGCCTCGGCCCGCGCTGCCGGATGCACCACCGTCGGCGTTCCGCACATGGTGCCGCTGGCCGCATCGGCCGCCGACGTGCTCTGGCCGACGCTGGAGGGACGCACCATCGCCGATCTCTTCGCCGTTCACGAACGCAGCGTCGACGAGCACCTCCTCGACGGCAGTGCCCACCCCGGTGTCCATCGCGACGCCGCACCAGCGGAAGGCATCGCCCGATGA
- the lnt gene encoding apolipoprotein N-acyltransferase — protein MHLGVPTQRATPLVPFWGAILLGAGSGYLLDAAFPDRGWWPLAPVAVLLLLVALRGRSFGTGLLVGLISGSVFWLVQIIWLTRYLGPVPWLALGILQAIFFAIGCALIAVVLGWGPAVWPTRLGRLGMLPVVVAGLWTAREGFTAVAPYGGFAWGRLALSQSQSPFTDLAAWLGVAGLSFVIAWVAAFAFFLILETDAPALRRIGAIVAAIAVLIVLPAWPVIVSGTTTVAAVQGNADAGLFANRPAGEILMDHVAASLPVEGQDVDMVVWPENASDVDPTRSFQASRMLDQVATALDAPLVAGTVTERDGLYYNTSFLWEPGQGVVDYYDKGHPVPFAEYMPDRAFWRPFAPELIDLVGRDYQMGRTDGVFDIDGVIAGISICFDIADDQLVANLMGQGAQIILAQTNNADFGTAEQPTDESAQQLAIARIRAVETGRTVVNISTVGESAIVAPNGSTIDSLPAFTAGAMVQEVPLSDTTTPAMVVGRGLEWLAAGVGLAGFVLACAAAVRGRRIRRSASGR, from the coding sequence GTGCATCTCGGCGTCCCCACTCAGCGTGCGACGCCGCTCGTTCCCTTCTGGGGCGCGATCCTCCTCGGCGCCGGGTCCGGCTACCTTCTCGATGCCGCGTTCCCCGACCGCGGCTGGTGGCCGCTGGCACCCGTCGCGGTGCTGCTCCTGTTGGTCGCGCTGCGCGGCCGCAGCTTCGGAACCGGTCTGCTCGTCGGGCTGATCAGCGGTTCCGTGTTCTGGCTCGTGCAGATCATCTGGCTGACGCGCTACCTCGGCCCGGTGCCGTGGCTGGCTCTCGGCATCCTGCAGGCCATCTTCTTCGCCATCGGCTGCGCCCTGATCGCCGTCGTGCTCGGATGGGGACCCGCGGTCTGGCCGACCCGGCTCGGTCGGCTCGGCATGCTGCCGGTCGTCGTGGCGGGCCTCTGGACCGCGCGCGAGGGCTTCACGGCGGTCGCCCCGTACGGCGGCTTCGCCTGGGGTCGCCTGGCGCTTTCGCAATCCCAGAGCCCGTTCACCGACCTGGCTGCGTGGCTCGGAGTCGCCGGCCTGAGCTTCGTGATCGCGTGGGTGGCGGCCTTCGCGTTCTTCCTGATCCTCGAGACGGATGCCCCAGCCCTCCGCCGCATTGGTGCGATCGTGGCCGCCATCGCCGTGCTGATCGTGCTGCCGGCCTGGCCCGTCATCGTGTCGGGCACCACCACCGTCGCCGCTGTGCAGGGCAATGCCGACGCCGGATTGTTCGCCAATCGACCGGCCGGCGAGATCCTCATGGACCACGTGGCGGCCAGCCTCCCGGTGGAGGGCCAGGACGTCGACATGGTCGTCTGGCCGGAGAACGCATCAGACGTCGATCCCACCCGGTCGTTCCAGGCGTCGAGAATGCTCGACCAGGTCGCCACCGCCCTCGACGCCCCGCTCGTCGCGGGCACCGTCACCGAGCGCGACGGCCTGTACTACAACACCTCGTTCCTCTGGGAACCCGGCCAGGGCGTCGTCGACTACTACGACAAGGGGCATCCGGTCCCGTTTGCCGAGTACATGCCCGACAGGGCGTTCTGGAGGCCGTTCGCTCCCGAGCTCATCGACCTGGTCGGCCGCGACTACCAGATGGGCAGGACGGATGGCGTGTTCGACATCGACGGTGTCATCGCCGGCATCTCGATCTGCTTCGATATCGCCGATGACCAGCTGGTCGCGAACCTCATGGGTCAGGGCGCCCAGATCATCTTGGCGCAGACCAACAACGCCGACTTCGGAACGGCCGAGCAGCCGACCGACGAGAGCGCCCAGCAGCTCGCCATCGCCCGCATCCGCGCCGTCGAGACCGGACGCACCGTCGTGAACATCTCGACCGTGGGGGAGAGCGCCATCGTGGCACCCAATGGGTCGACGATCGACTCGCTGCCGGCTTTCACCGCTGGTGCGATGGTGCAGGAGGTACCCCTCAGCGACACCACCACGCCGGCGATGGTCGTCGGGCGAGGTCTCGAGTGGTTGGCTGCCGGCGTGGGGCTCGCGGGTTTCGTGCTGGCGTGCGCGGCTGCGGTGCGGGGTCGCCGCATCCGCCGCTCGGCGTCCGGCCGTTAA
- a CDS encoding FKBP-type peptidyl-prolyl cis-trans isomerase, translating into MRKLPALITAAGLIAVALTACSSTPAAADCTGGAPSGDASKLVTATGEFGSAPTVDFPTPLKAKGTQSSVITAGTGAGIIAGQKVTIEMSVYNGTDGKLIEKTKYGADDTTPLSLVVAKDQVQEGLRKGLLCATEDSRVAVVVPPKDAFGEAGNPSINVGPKDNLVFVIDVDKTYLTRANGAEQVPQNGFPSVVLAENGAPGITIGSDAPPKDLKVAVLKKGTGDAIAKGDSVTVHYTGVIWDDTKPSTVFDSSWERGAPATFTAASGVDGGVIEGFADALVGQTVGSQFIAVIPPDKGYGDAAQDAIPANSTLVFVVDVLGIG; encoded by the coding sequence GTGCGCAAGCTTCCCGCGCTCATCACGGCCGCCGGCCTGATCGCGGTCGCACTGACCGCCTGCTCATCCACCCCGGCGGCTGCCGACTGCACCGGCGGCGCCCCGTCGGGAGACGCGTCGAAGCTCGTCACCGCCACGGGTGAATTCGGATCGGCCCCCACGGTCGACTTCCCGACTCCGCTGAAGGCCAAGGGCACGCAGTCCAGCGTCATCACGGCGGGCACCGGAGCCGGCATCATCGCCGGTCAGAAGGTGACCATCGAGATGTCCGTGTACAACGGCACCGACGGCAAGCTGATCGAGAAGACGAAGTACGGTGCGGACGACACCACGCCGCTCTCCTTGGTCGTCGCGAAGGACCAGGTGCAGGAGGGTCTGCGCAAGGGCCTGCTGTGCGCCACCGAGGATTCGCGCGTCGCGGTCGTCGTGCCCCCGAAGGACGCGTTCGGTGAAGCGGGCAACCCGAGCATCAACGTCGGCCCGAAGGACAACCTGGTGTTCGTCATCGACGTCGACAAGACCTACCTGACCCGGGCGAACGGCGCCGAGCAGGTGCCTCAGAACGGTTTCCCGTCCGTCGTCCTCGCCGAGAACGGCGCCCCCGGCATCACGATCGGATCCGACGCGCCCCCGAAGGACCTCAAGGTCGCCGTGCTCAAGAAGGGCACCGGTGACGCCATCGCCAAGGGCGACAGCGTCACGGTGCACTACACCGGAGTCATCTGGGACGACACGAAGCCCAGCACGGTGTTCGACTCCAGCTGGGAGCGCGGCGCCCCCGCGACCTTCACCGCGGCATCCGGAGTCGACGGCGGCGTGATCGAGGGCTTCGCCGATGCCCTCGTCGGCCAGACCGTGGGCTCGCAGTTCATCGCGGTCATCCCGCCGGACAAGGGCTACGGCGACGCGGCCCAGGACGCGATCCCCGCGAACTCCACGCTCGTGTTCGTGGTCGACGTGCTCGGCATCGGCTAG
- a CDS encoding DEAD/DEAH box helicase — translation MSTPSPAERYAAFKASTTHPQLEAFRAGLSFDLDDFQRASCASLEDGGSVLVAAPTGAGKTVVAEFAVFLAMQQQRAKVFYTTPMKALSNQKFNEFVDEYGASEVGLLTGDTNINSSARIVVMTTEVLRNMLYADSDLLTDLAFVVMDEVHFLGDRFRGAVWEEVIIHLPQRVRMVSLSATVSNAEEFGDWLQAVRGDTAVIVSEDRPVPLEQHVLVRTKLVDLFDSSGVIATTRVNPELVQLAASGGRSIQNRSTAGRRGRDRGGYHRPPPHEGRMPREDLVALLDGKHLLPAIFFIFSRVGCDQAVRQVLRSGIRLTDAAERSEIRRIAEERSRTMVDEDLAVLGYWEWLEGLERGVAAHHAGMLPAFKEVVEELFQKKLVKVVFATETLALGINMPARTVVMEKLEKFNGEARVPVTPGEYTQLTGRAGRRGIDVEGHSVIQWQQGLDPQAVASLASRRSYPLNSSFRPTYNMAVNLIEQFGRERARDILESSFAQFQADRAVVDLARTVRQQQESLAGYEEAMTCHLGDFREYASIRHQLSDLEKQGARADSQPQAARQKRQRELTKLRNRLKSHPCHACKDREAHSRWAERWYRLKRENDTLQQQIRARTGAVARIFDRVTDVLLRLDYLERDEHGRLGATSAGRMLRRIYGDRDLLAAEALRRGLWDSLDPAGLAAMACALVFEPRREEGETVERYLPRGAFPAALEATQLLWSDLDDLERDSKLQGSSPIATGLSLAMYRWARGGRLSDVLLEADMAAGDFVRWTKQTIDLLDQLSVVADNPVARNARAAIDGVRRGIVAYSTVA, via the coding sequence GTGAGCACACCCTCCCCGGCCGAGCGGTACGCAGCGTTCAAGGCCAGCACGACGCATCCGCAGCTCGAAGCGTTCCGTGCAGGCCTCAGCTTCGATCTCGATGACTTCCAACGCGCGAGCTGCGCCAGTCTCGAGGATGGCGGCAGCGTGCTGGTGGCAGCCCCCACGGGAGCCGGAAAGACCGTCGTCGCCGAGTTCGCCGTCTTCCTGGCCATGCAGCAGCAGCGGGCGAAGGTGTTCTACACCACCCCGATGAAGGCGCTGTCGAACCAGAAGTTCAACGAGTTCGTCGACGAGTACGGCGCCTCAGAAGTGGGCCTTCTCACGGGCGACACCAACATCAACTCGAGTGCACGCATCGTGGTCATGACGACCGAAGTGCTGCGCAACATGCTCTACGCCGACTCCGACCTGCTCACCGACCTCGCCTTCGTCGTGATGGACGAGGTGCATTTCCTGGGCGACCGCTTCCGCGGCGCCGTCTGGGAGGAGGTCATCATCCACCTCCCGCAGCGCGTGCGCATGGTGTCGCTGAGCGCGACGGTCTCCAACGCCGAGGAGTTCGGCGACTGGCTGCAGGCCGTGCGCGGCGACACCGCGGTGATCGTCTCCGAGGATCGGCCCGTTCCTCTCGAGCAGCATGTACTCGTGCGCACGAAGCTCGTCGACCTGTTCGACTCCTCCGGAGTCATCGCCACCACCCGGGTCAACCCTGAGCTGGTCCAGCTGGCGGCATCCGGTGGCCGGTCCATCCAGAATCGGTCGACGGCCGGGCGACGCGGGCGCGACCGCGGCGGTTACCACCGTCCGCCGCCCCACGAGGGCCGCATGCCGCGGGAAGACCTCGTGGCGCTCCTCGACGGCAAGCACCTGCTTCCGGCGATCTTCTTCATCTTCAGTCGCGTCGGCTGCGACCAGGCTGTGCGTCAAGTCCTCCGCAGCGGGATCAGGCTGACGGATGCCGCAGAGCGCAGCGAGATCCGCCGCATCGCGGAGGAGCGCAGCCGCACCATGGTCGACGAGGATCTGGCCGTGCTCGGCTACTGGGAATGGCTCGAGGGCCTCGAGCGTGGGGTGGCGGCGCACCATGCCGGAATGCTCCCCGCCTTCAAGGAGGTCGTCGAGGAGCTCTTCCAGAAGAAGCTCGTCAAGGTGGTCTTCGCGACCGAGACTCTCGCGCTCGGCATCAACATGCCCGCCCGCACCGTCGTGATGGAGAAGCTGGAGAAGTTCAACGGCGAGGCCCGGGTTCCGGTGACGCCGGGGGAGTACACCCAGCTCACCGGTCGAGCCGGCCGCCGCGGCATCGACGTCGAGGGGCACTCGGTCATCCAGTGGCAGCAGGGCCTCGATCCTCAGGCCGTGGCCTCGCTGGCCTCCAGACGCAGCTACCCGCTCAACTCGAGCTTCCGGCCGACCTACAACATGGCGGTCAACCTCATCGAGCAGTTCGGCCGGGAACGAGCCCGCGACATCCTCGAATCGTCGTTCGCGCAGTTCCAGGCCGACCGCGCCGTCGTCGACCTCGCTCGCACGGTGCGCCAGCAGCAGGAGTCGCTGGCGGGCTACGAGGAGGCCATGACCTGCCACCTCGGCGACTTCCGCGAGTACGCGTCGATCCGGCACCAGCTGAGCGACCTCGAGAAGCAGGGCGCGCGTGCCGACAGCCAGCCGCAGGCAGCGCGTCAGAAGCGGCAGCGCGAGCTGACGAAACTGCGCAACCGCCTGAAGTCCCACCCGTGCCACGCCTGCAAGGACCGAGAGGCGCACAGCCGCTGGGCCGAGCGCTGGTACCGCCTGAAGCGCGAGAACGACACGCTCCAGCAGCAGATCCGTGCGCGCACGGGCGCCGTCGCCCGCATCTTCGATCGGGTAACCGACGTGCTGCTGCGTCTCGACTACCTCGAACGCGACGAGCACGGACGCCTGGGGGCGACATCCGCTGGCCGGATGCTGCGCCGCATCTACGGCGACCGGGACCTGCTCGCCGCCGAAGCCCTGCGCCGCGGCCTCTGGGACTCGCTCGATCCGGCCGGCCTGGCCGCCATGGCATGCGCCCTCGTGTTCGAGCCCCGTCGCGAGGAGGGCGAGACCGTGGAGCGCTACCTTCCGCGTGGGGCCTTCCCGGCTGCGCTCGAGGCGACGCAGCTTCTGTGGAGCGACCTCGACGACCTCGAACGCGACAGCAAGCTGCAGGGGTCGAGCCCCATCGCCACGGGCTTGTCGCTGGCGATGTACCGATGGGCGCGTGGTGGCCGCCTCAGTGACGTGCTGCTGGAGGCAGACATGGCCGCCGGCGACTTCGTGCGCTGGACCAAGCAGACGATCGATCTGCTCGACCAGCTCTCCGTCGTGGCCGACAACCCCGTCGCCCGCAACGCCCGTGCCGCGATCGACGGCGTGCGCCGCGGCATCGTGGCGTACTCCACTGTCGCCTGA
- a CDS encoding helix-turn-helix transcriptional regulator, which yields MAERRRTLLGADRTLFMLSVVPYLLDRGAVSVEEVAEHFDVTPDLVRRTIALLPMTGIPGESKAYLDNDLFEIDYDALEEGTVILTRNIVIDEAPRFSAREAAALIAGLKYLSALPENADSDAIGVLLAKLARGSSAIPAEMGVEAGIPDATRALLRSAASAGSRVAFVYRSSRGEAERRVVDPLRLESIDRDWYLRAWDHAREALRTFRLDRMDAVEVLDEPATRTIDDFSLSDEIFQGSPDDLEVVIEVPVDALPLLTDFRPEGQEPGSAPGLVRTTLRVAHHHGLKRIVAGYAGIITVVSPPEARRVVAEWAAAGAEQYADSDSVER from the coding sequence GTGGCTGAACGACGACGCACCCTCCTCGGCGCCGACCGCACCCTCTTCATGCTGTCCGTCGTTCCCTACCTGCTGGATCGCGGCGCCGTCTCCGTCGAGGAGGTCGCCGAGCACTTCGACGTCACGCCCGACCTGGTCCGGCGCACGATCGCCCTGCTGCCGATGACGGGAATCCCCGGCGAGTCCAAGGCCTACCTCGACAACGACCTGTTCGAGATCGACTACGACGCTCTCGAAGAGGGCACCGTCATCCTCACCCGCAACATCGTCATCGACGAGGCTCCCCGCTTCTCGGCGCGCGAGGCCGCCGCACTCATCGCCGGACTCAAGTACCTCTCCGCGCTGCCCGAGAATGCCGACAGCGATGCGATCGGCGTGCTCCTGGCGAAGCTCGCCCGAGGCTCGTCCGCGATCCCTGCCGAGATGGGCGTCGAGGCGGGGATTCCGGATGCCACCCGTGCCCTGCTGCGTTCCGCCGCGTCGGCGGGCAGCAGGGTCGCCTTCGTCTACCGGTCGTCGCGTGGAGAGGCCGAGCGGCGCGTCGTCGACCCGCTGCGCCTCGAGTCGATCGACCGCGACTGGTACCTGCGCGCGTGGGACCACGCGCGAGAGGCCCTGCGCACCTTCAGGCTGGACCGCATGGACGCCGTCGAGGTGCTCGATGAACCGGCCACCCGCACGATCGACGACTTCTCGCTCTCCGACGAGATCTTCCAGGGCTCCCCAGACGACCTCGAGGTCGTGATCGAGGTGCCGGTCGACGCCCTGCCGCTGTTGACCGACTTCAGGCCTGAGGGCCAGGAGCCGGGCTCGGCGCCCGGGCTGGTGCGCACGACCCTCCGAGTCGCGCACCATCACGGGCTGAAGCGCATCGTCGCCGGCTACGCGGGCATCATCACCGTCGTCTCACCCCCAGAGGCTCGTCGCGTCGTCGCCGAATGGGCGGCGGCAGGCGCCGAGCAGTACGCCGACTCCGACAGCGTCGAGCGTTAG
- a CDS encoding tRNA (adenine-N1)-methyltransferase has product MTAEDHRPANSGPFRVGDRVQLTGPKGKMNTITLESGKDFHSHRGILPHDDIIGLPDASVVTNNAGVEHLALRPLLADFVMSMPRGAAIIYPKDAAQILALADIFPGATVVEAGVGSGALSLWLLRAIGPAGRLASFERREEFADVARGNAVTFLGYEPENWSITLGDLAEELPRQVEADGADRVVLDMLAPWECLPAVSEALKPGGVLLCYVATVTQLSRVAEAIRATGEYTNPQSSETMVRGWHVEGLAVRPDHRMIGHTGFLLTARRLAPDTVLPELKRRPSKTDFSDEDVELWTPGALGERTVSPKSMRKRVRAAGAGAEASKARDLEAD; this is encoded by the coding sequence ATGACCGCAGAAGACCACCGTCCGGCCAACAGCGGACCGTTCCGGGTCGGCGACCGCGTGCAGCTCACGGGGCCCAAGGGCAAGATGAACACCATCACGCTCGAGTCCGGCAAGGACTTCCACTCGCACCGGGGCATCCTGCCGCACGACGACATCATCGGACTCCCCGACGCCTCCGTCGTCACCAACAATGCCGGCGTCGAGCACCTGGCGCTCCGCCCTCTTCTGGCCGACTTCGTCATGTCGATGCCCCGAGGCGCCGCGATCATCTACCCCAAGGATGCGGCGCAGATCCTCGCCCTGGCCGACATCTTCCCCGGCGCAACAGTGGTCGAGGCCGGTGTCGGCTCCGGCGCCCTCTCACTGTGGCTGCTGCGCGCCATCGGCCCTGCAGGCCGGCTCGCCTCCTTCGAACGCCGCGAGGAGTTCGCCGACGTCGCCCGGGGCAACGCCGTGACGTTCCTCGGCTATGAGCCCGAGAACTGGTCGATCACCCTGGGCGATCTCGCCGAGGAGCTTCCGCGACAGGTCGAGGCCGACGGCGCCGACCGCGTCGTGCTCGACATGCTCGCCCCCTGGGAGTGCCTCCCCGCCGTGTCGGAGGCGCTCAAGCCCGGCGGAGTCCTGCTCTGCTACGTGGCGACCGTCACCCAGCTCTCCCGTGTGGCCGAGGCCATCCGTGCCACCGGCGAGTACACCAACCCGCAGTCGAGCGAGACGATGGTGCGGGGATGGCATGTCGAGGGGCTGGCCGTCCGTCCCGATCACCGCATGATCGGCCACACGGGATTCCTCCTCACGGCACGACGACTCGCGCCGGACACTGTGCTGCCCGAGCTCAAGCGCCGCCCGTCGAAGACCGATTTCAGCGACGAGGACGTCGAGCTCTGGACTCCGGGCGCCCTCGGCGAGCGCACGGTCAGCCCCAAGAGCATGCGCAAGCGTGTTCGGGCGGCCGGAGCCGGTGCAGAGGCATCGAAGGCTCGCGACCTCGAGGCCGACTAG
- a CDS encoding RNA polymerase-binding protein RbpA → MADRSLRGMRLGAQSLQSEEGVAFAQRVNHTYRCEHCGHESVMTFSADAEAPQSWECKQCGLEAILIVDSKPVVIDRSDEKVARTHWDMLLERRTIPELEELLEERLNILRARRGQQKIGA, encoded by the coding sequence ATGGCTGATCGTAGTTTGCGTGGAATGCGCTTGGGTGCACAGAGCCTTCAGAGTGAAGAGGGCGTTGCTTTCGCACAGCGTGTCAATCACACGTACCGGTGCGAGCACTGCGGTCACGAGTCCGTGATGACGTTCTCGGCCGACGCCGAGGCCCCGCAGAGCTGGGAATGCAAGCAGTGCGGCCTCGAGGCCATCCTCATCGTCGATTCGAAGCCCGTCGTCATCGACCGCTCCGACGAGAAGGTCGCCCGTACGCACTGGGACATGCTGCTCGAGCGTCGCACCATCCCGGAGCTCGAAGAGCTCCTCGAGGAGCGGCTGAACATCCTGCGTGCCCGTCGGGGACAGCAGAAGATCGGCGCATAA
- a CDS encoding helix-turn-helix transcriptional regulator — MPASPPTSVEERLFSLTLALMASENGLTKADILSTVQGYSRDYRAGGDNSALERKFERDKDAVRELGIPLETIDSPDRPGDNTALRYLIPKRLYDLPSDIEFSPQEIGLLALAAAVWREGSLSDDSRRALLKLSSRGIEASEPLVGYAPRIRVREAAFAPLQAAQTAKMVVSFPYLKPGESAPRRRTVLPLALVQHEGRWHLYAQDLDAGATRTFLLSRIVATVVQRPDVAAPEIDTTGAVERSQAELAEVSMRNRAVIEIRPETDAAMRLGRRAASIEDDGARVVLHFTDLDILADELAGYGPEVLVLEPPALRSAVHRRLLQVAAQHGPAGAQYEGGTDRG, encoded by the coding sequence GTGCCTGCCAGTCCTCCCACCTCCGTCGAAGAGCGGCTCTTCAGTCTCACCCTCGCCCTCATGGCGAGCGAGAACGGCCTGACGAAGGCCGACATCCTCTCGACGGTGCAGGGCTACAGCCGCGACTACAGGGCCGGGGGAGACAACAGCGCCCTCGAGCGCAAGTTCGAGCGCGACAAGGACGCCGTGCGCGAGCTCGGCATCCCCTTGGAGACCATCGACTCGCCGGACAGGCCCGGCGACAACACGGCGCTGCGCTACCTCATCCCGAAGCGCCTCTACGACCTCCCGAGCGACATCGAGTTCTCGCCGCAGGAGATCGGGCTGCTCGCGCTGGCTGCTGCGGTCTGGCGGGAGGGATCCCTCTCGGACGACTCGAGACGCGCTCTGCTCAAGCTGAGCTCCCGGGGGATCGAGGCCAGCGAGCCGCTCGTCGGCTATGCGCCTCGCATCCGGGTGCGCGAGGCGGCGTTCGCGCCGCTGCAGGCCGCACAGACGGCGAAGATGGTCGTCTCGTTCCCCTACCTCAAGCCGGGGGAGTCGGCGCCTCGACGCCGCACGGTCCTCCCGCTCGCGCTGGTCCAGCACGAGGGTCGCTGGCACCTCTACGCCCAGGACCTCGACGCTGGTGCCACCCGAACCTTCCTCCTGTCGCGCATCGTCGCAACCGTCGTGCAGCGGCCGGACGTCGCGGCTCCCGAGATCGACACGACCGGCGCCGTCGAGCGGTCCCAGGCCGAACTCGCAGAAGTGTCGATGCGCAACCGCGCGGTGATCGAGATCAGGCCGGAGACCGATGCGGCCATGCGTCTCGGGAGGCGTGCCGCATCGATCGAGGACGACGGAGCGCGTGTGGTGCTGCACTTCACGGACCTCGACATCCTGGCCGACGAACTCGCGGGATACGGTCCTGAGGTCCTCGTGCTCGAGCCTCCCGCGCTCCGATCCGCCGTGCACCGGCGCCTGCTCCAGGTCGCAGCCCAGCACGGCCCGGCCGGCGCGCAGTACGAAGGAGGAACCGACCGTGGCTGA
- the tatC gene encoding twin-arginine translocase subunit TatC — protein sequence MSLGQHLLELRKRLFLAAGGIAVGAVIGWILSDLVWNALRVPVLQIVKAQHRNAVINYPDITSAFDLKLQIAFYIGLVISSPVWLYQIFAFFMPALSRTEKQYTFGFFFSAVPLFLAGCAAGWFVLPHVVELMTSFAPPDDAAFINAKDYFQFVLKLVLAIGIAFVLPVFLVLLNFAGVISAKSIIGSWRWAILVIVLFTAIATPAADVVSMFLLAVPMVVLYFAAWGVAWLHDRRAERRARAFEAELAL from the coding sequence ATGTCCCTGGGCCAGCACCTGCTGGAGTTGCGCAAGAGACTCTTCCTGGCAGCCGGCGGCATCGCGGTCGGCGCCGTCATCGGCTGGATCCTGTCGGACCTGGTCTGGAACGCCCTGCGTGTGCCGGTGCTGCAGATCGTGAAGGCGCAGCACCGCAACGCCGTCATCAACTACCCCGACATCACCTCGGCGTTCGACCTGAAGCTGCAGATCGCCTTCTACATCGGCCTGGTCATCTCGAGCCCGGTGTGGCTGTACCAGATCTTCGCCTTCTTCATGCCGGCGTTGAGCCGCACCGAGAAGCAGTACACCTTCGGCTTCTTCTTCAGCGCTGTTCCGCTGTTCCTGGCCGGGTGCGCCGCCGGATGGTTCGTGCTCCCGCATGTCGTCGAGCTCATGACGAGCTTCGCGCCGCCGGACGACGCGGCCTTCATCAACGCCAAGGACTACTTCCAGTTCGTCCTGAAGCTGGTGCTCGCCATCGGCATAGCATTCGTCCTCCCGGTCTTCCTCGTGCTGCTGAACTTCGCCGGCGTGATCAGCGCGAAGTCGATCATCGGCTCGTGGCGCTGGGCGATCCTGGTGATCGTGCTGTTCACGGCCATCGCCACTCCCGCCGCCGACGTCGTGTCGATGTTCCTGCTCGCCGTGCCGATGGTCGTGCTGTACTTCGCGGCCTGGGGCGTGGCCTGGCTGCACGACCGTCGCGCCGAACGGCGCGCTCGGGCGTTCGAGGCCGAACTCGCCCTCTGA